The Dama dama isolate Ldn47 chromosome 28, ASM3311817v1, whole genome shotgun sequence genome has a window encoding:
- the VGLL2 gene encoding transcription cofactor vestigial-like protein 2, translating into MSCLDVMYQVYGPPQPYFAAAYTPYHQKLAYYSKMQEAQECNASPSNSSGSGSSSFSSQTPASIKEEESSPEKERPPEAEYINSRCVLFTYFQGDISSVVDEHFSRALSQPSSYSPSCSSSKAPRSSGPWRARRYSLCGASLLS; encoded by the exons ATGAGCTGTCTGGATGTTATGTACCAAGTCTATGGTCCTCCCCAGCCTTACTTCGCAGCCGCCTACACCCCCTACCACCAG AAACTAGCCTATTATTCCAAAATGCAAGAAGCCCAGGAGTGCAACGCCAGCCCCAGCAACAGCAGCGGCAGTGGCAGCTCCTCCTTCTCCAGCCAAACTCCGGCTagtataaaagaagaagaaagcagcCCGGAGAAAGAGCGCCCACCAGAGGCGGAGTACATCAACTCCCGCTGCGTCCTTTTCACCTATTTCCAGGGAGACATCAGCTCCGTTGTAGACGAGCATTTCAGCAGGGCCCTGAGCCAGCCTAGCAGCTATTCCCCAAGCTGTTCAAGCAGCAAAGCCCCGCGGAGCTCCGGGCCCTGGCGGG CTCGTCGTTATTCCCTCTGTGGTGCATCCCTCCTGAGCTGA